From Psychrobacillus sp. FSL K6-2836, a single genomic window includes:
- a CDS encoding MerR family transcriptional regulator encodes MYSIKQASTLTRLSIDTIRYYEKAGLLPNIKRLPNGHRVFLPSDIERLQLILCMKKASLSLEEVKLYLDIAETSNMTPEMITSMLQHKEKVKSQMTQLQTVLDFIDEKIAEGTWLKKKA; translated from the coding sequence ATGTATAGCATCAAACAGGCTAGCACTCTTACCAGGTTGAGCATTGATACAATAAGATATTATGAAAAAGCTGGATTGCTTCCAAATATTAAACGGCTTCCGAATGGACATCGGGTCTTTTTACCATCCGATATTGAACGGTTGCAACTGATCCTCTGTATGAAAAAGGCAAGTCTTAGTTTAGAAGAAGTGAAATTATATCTTGATATTGCTGAAACAAGTAATATGACTCCTGAAATGATCACAAGCATGCTCCAACATAAGGAAAAAGTAAAAAGTCAAATGACTCAATTACAGACTGTTTTGGATTTTATCGATGAAAAAATAGCTGAAGGAACATGGCTAAAGAAGAAAGCTTAA
- a CDS encoding YjcZ family sporulation protein, with translation MSGQYNGGGYNGGSGFALIVVLFILLIIVGAAFIY, from the coding sequence ATGAGCGGACAATATAACGGTGGCGGATATAACGGTGGCTCTGGATTTGCTTTGATCGTAGTTCTATTTATTTTATTGATCATTGTAGGTGCAGCGTTTATCTACTAA
- a CDS encoding CPBP family intramembrane glutamic endopeptidase, protein MGTQIMIVAFIEEIIFRGFMLNILISKGIRSAVLTSSLLFALTHSLQLLGGQSLETTILQITYAFFIGMVLSLLIVNQQSIIVAIVFHGLNNSLIIMGKDNDSSIYTYIIILLMIIYTVFLWIRALKFDGVMAIKSS, encoded by the coding sequence TTGGGTACACAAATAATGATCGTTGCTTTCATAGAAGAGATTATCTTTCGAGGATTTATGCTTAATATACTTATATCCAAGGGAATTAGGTCGGCAGTTCTAACTTCAAGTTTGCTCTTTGCTCTAACTCACTCCTTACAACTTCTTGGTGGGCAATCTCTTGAAACTACTATTTTACAAATTACGTATGCATTCTTTATTGGGATGGTTCTTTCTTTATTGATTGTTAATCAACAATCTATTATTGTTGCTATTGTATTTCATGGTCTTAATAATTCACTTATTATAATGGGAAAAGATAACGATTCATCAATTTATACATATATAATTATATTACTAATGATAATATATACTGTGTTTTTATGGATCCGAGCATTAAAATTTGATGGAGTAATGGCTATCAAATCCTCCTAA
- a CDS encoding GNAT family N-acetyltransferase, which yields MLFQNGYLKVRKLEEKDNYLLASWLSNPSVLEFYEGRDNPFDLDKVNKVFYDSEDDEFKCIVEFDGNEIGYIQFYLLDDETKKEYGYYDGNIYGTDQFIGEVEYWNRGIGTLLVTSMVKFLIEHKKADRVVMDPQIRNTRAIKCYEKCGFIKVKILPKNELHEGVYQDCWLIEYQK from the coding sequence TTGTTGTTTCAAAATGGGTATTTAAAAGTTCGTAAATTAGAAGAAAAGGATAATTATTTGTTAGCAAGTTGGCTTTCGAACCCGTCAGTTCTTGAATTCTATGAAGGAAGAGATAATCCTTTTGATTTAGACAAAGTTAATAAAGTCTTTTATGATTCTGAAGATGATGAATTTAAATGCATTGTAGAATTTGATGGTAACGAAATAGGATATATTCAATTCTATCTATTGGATGATGAAACGAAAAAAGAATATGGGTATTATGATGGGAATATTTATGGTACAGACCAATTTATAGGTGAGGTAGAGTATTGGAATAGAGGGATTGGAACATTACTTGTTACATCAATGGTTAAATTTTTAATCGAACATAAAAAAGCAGACCGAGTAGTTATGGACCCTCAAATAAGAAATACAAGGGCTATAAAATGCTATGAAAAATGTGGTTTTATAAAAGTTAAAATACTTCCTAAGAATGAGTTACATGAAGGAGTATATCAGGACTGTTGGTTGATTGAATATCAAAAATGA
- a CDS encoding LysR family transcriptional regulator: protein MNIQKYMAFVKAVEYGSFTKAAQDLKYTQSGISRMINDLESEWGILLFERGRAGITLTSDGLRLLPQLKRICNEHEMLMIQIEELHDIQSGIIRIGTFSSVATHWLPNIIKSFKKDYPDIDFELLLGDYTEIESWIIEGRVDFGFLRLPIKSEMETIFVEQDRLLVVIPEDHPLANCDKFPIKELSNSPFMLLEKGAKAEISEIFVQHQIVPQVDFTTWDDYAIMSMVENGLGISILPELILQRSPYKIITKELEVPAFRDIGIAMREQKSLSLAAKKFLDYLSYRKRK from the coding sequence ATGAATATCCAAAAATATATGGCCTTTGTCAAAGCAGTTGAATATGGAAGCTTTACAAAAGCTGCTCAAGATTTAAAATATACGCAGTCTGGTATTAGCCGTATGATTAACGATTTAGAATCGGAATGGGGAATTTTACTATTTGAAAGAGGACGTGCAGGTATCACCTTAACATCTGATGGCTTAAGATTATTGCCTCAGTTAAAACGAATCTGTAACGAACATGAGATGTTAATGATACAGATCGAGGAATTACACGATATACAGTCTGGTATTATTCGTATTGGAACCTTTTCAAGCGTTGCGACACATTGGCTACCGAATATAATTAAAAGTTTTAAGAAAGATTATCCTGATATTGATTTTGAATTACTATTAGGGGATTATACAGAAATCGAAAGCTGGATTATCGAAGGGCGGGTCGACTTTGGTTTTTTACGACTACCGATAAAAAGTGAAATGGAAACCATCTTTGTGGAGCAAGACCGTTTGTTGGTAGTAATTCCTGAAGATCATCCTCTTGCAAATTGCGACAAGTTTCCAATAAAAGAGTTATCGAACAGTCCATTTATGCTATTGGAGAAGGGTGCAAAAGCTGAAATCTCCGAAATTTTTGTGCAGCACCAAATCGTACCGCAAGTTGATTTTACGACATGGGATGACTATGCCATTATGTCTATGGTGGAAAACGGACTAGGAATTAGTATATTACCAGAATTGATTTTACAGCGTAGTCCCTACAAAATAATAACGAAAGAGCTTGAAGTTCCTGCTTTTCGAGATATAGGTATCGCTATGAGAGAGCAAAAGTCACTTTCACTAGCTGCCAAGAAATTTTTAGACTATTTATCGTATAGAAAGAGGAAGTGA
- a CDS encoding peptidylprolyl isomerase, with the protein MKKTVLTLTLAASVLALGACSEDSADSSEVIATSKIGDITQNDLYEEMKSSIGDQAFQLLAIEKVLSNKYEVTKEEVTTQLEADKKQYGESFEAIIAQQGYTEESYKKFLELNLLQEKALIEDVKVSEDESKAQFEKIKDEINVRHVVVEDEETAKKVKSELDSGKDFAEVAKEYSIEEPAQTTGGDLGWITKASPMDEDFLNGAFALEKNVISNPIKSSFGYHIIEVTDKRTIEESYEDKKAEIEKQLKLEKADQSTLLPKVAKMMKDADIDIKDEDLKTSLDQFLAAAESQAPAEDAEATTEEDAEKDAEATESTK; encoded by the coding sequence ATGAAAAAAACAGTATTAACATTAACGCTTGCAGCATCTGTTCTTGCTTTAGGGGCTTGTAGCGAGGATTCAGCAGACAGCAGTGAAGTAATTGCAACATCTAAAATCGGGGATATTACACAGAATGATTTGTATGAAGAGATGAAATCATCAATTGGCGATCAAGCATTCCAATTGCTAGCTATTGAAAAAGTACTTTCCAATAAGTACGAAGTGACTAAAGAGGAAGTAACCACTCAATTAGAAGCTGATAAAAAGCAATATGGTGAGAGCTTTGAAGCTATAATCGCTCAACAGGGCTATACTGAAGAATCATACAAAAAATTCTTAGAACTAAACCTATTGCAAGAAAAAGCTTTAATCGAAGATGTTAAAGTATCTGAAGACGAAAGTAAAGCCCAATTTGAAAAAATCAAAGATGAAATTAATGTTCGTCACGTTGTAGTTGAAGATGAAGAAACAGCTAAAAAAGTTAAATCTGAGTTAGATTCTGGTAAAGACTTTGCAGAAGTAGCAAAAGAATACTCAATTGAAGAGCCAGCTCAAACAACTGGTGGAGATCTTGGGTGGATTACAAAAGCTTCTCCGATGGATGAGGATTTCCTAAATGGAGCATTTGCTTTAGAGAAAAATGTTATCAGTAATCCTATTAAGTCAAGCTTTGGTTACCACATTATTGAAGTAACGGATAAGCGTACAATCGAAGAATCATATGAAGATAAAAAAGCAGAGATTGAAAAACAATTGAAGCTAGAAAAAGCAGACCAATCTACATTGTTACCAAAAGTAGCTAAAATGATGAAAGATGCGGATATTGACATCAAAGATGAAGATTTAAAAACATCATTAGATCAATTTCTAGCAGCTGCAGAATCACAAGCACCGGCTGAAGATGCTGAAGCAACTACCGAAGAAGATGCGGAAAAAGATGCGGAAGCAACTGAAAGTACAAAATAA
- a CDS encoding DMT family transporter, with translation MKSKIQFILSMIIFGTIGLVVRYIDLSSSERALLSSLIGCLFLTLIFIIMKKKISWNLVKSNALILFLSGIALGGNWVFLYQSYDYTTIANATLGYYFAPVFVMLLSPFILKEQLSFKKIICIIIAIMGLVLIVGEGVSASNTNDILGLSYGLIAAAFYAALLLLNKFIKGMGKLELTIIQLGITSLLLMPYVFSTSGFGIFEVSSSSIPFIVILGVVNTGIGFWLFFSGMERLKGQSIAMLSYVDPFVAILISAIILQEQMTAIQMLGGALLLASTFVSEIKITQIYKTRINNTN, from the coding sequence ATGAAATCTAAAATTCAGTTTATATTATCAATGATCATTTTCGGTACAATTGGTTTAGTTGTTCGGTATATTGATCTTTCTTCGAGCGAAAGAGCTTTACTTAGCAGTTTAATAGGTTGCTTATTTTTAACATTAATATTCATTATCATGAAGAAAAAAATATCATGGAATTTAGTGAAATCGAATGCTTTAATTTTGTTTCTTTCTGGTATCGCATTAGGTGGAAATTGGGTTTTTCTGTACCAATCCTATGACTATACGACAATTGCTAACGCTACACTTGGATATTACTTTGCCCCAGTGTTTGTGATGCTTCTTTCACCATTTATACTTAAAGAACAATTATCATTTAAAAAGATTATCTGTATAATTATCGCGATAATGGGGCTGGTATTGATTGTAGGTGAAGGTGTCAGTGCATCTAATACAAATGATATCCTTGGTCTTTCTTACGGATTAATAGCAGCTGCATTTTACGCTGCATTATTGCTGTTAAATAAATTTATAAAAGGTATGGGGAAACTTGAGTTGACGATAATTCAGCTTGGAATAACCTCTTTACTCCTTATGCCTTATGTTTTCTCAACTTCTGGCTTCGGTATATTTGAAGTATCTAGTTCATCTATACCTTTTATAGTAATTTTAGGAGTCGTCAACACTGGGATTGGATTTTGGTTATTCTTTTCTGGTATGGAGAGATTAAAAGGACAAAGTATTGCAATGCTAAGCTATGTAGATCCTTTCGTAGCAATACTGATTTCGGCAATTATTCTGCAGGAGCAAATGACAGCAATTCAAATGCTTGGTGGTGCATTACTTTTAGCCTCAACATTTGTTAGTGAAATTAAAATCACTCAGATATACAAAACAAGAATTAACAACACCAACTAA
- a CDS encoding alpha/beta hydrolase — protein sequence MREIGCTCYVSLYKRHGVKPEALLNATINDWSKNIKEAYYFLEQRGYKKISLIGLTVGGILSLKLAQDEQIERLIVMSVLKDRTAETVKNSD from the coding sequence TTGAGGGAAATTGGTTGTACGTGTTATGTCTCGCTATATAAGAGACATGGAGTAAAGCCAGAAGCTCTCTTAAATGCTACTATAAATGATTGGTCGAAAAATATAAAAGAAGCGTACTATTTTCTAGAACAACGCGGGTATAAAAAGATTTCTCTTATTGGATTAACAGTAGGTGGGATTTTATCGTTAAAATTAGCACAGGATGAGCAGATTGAACGACTTATTGTCATGTCCGTCCTAAAAGATCGTACCGCAGAAACGGTTAAAAACAGCGACTAG
- a CDS encoding YjdJ family protein, whose translation MYRYMLQFIVGILTLVVSTFIAWYEGSTITNNSLEWGYSTPFTKLFNIEITNGRDISQLDYFVYAAKFHPLFPAIMIVSTLYILSVVGYLLIKNKSKWTIGFWALLSCIMILFSGFIFNSPTIGGRILFWIALVCGLISIAVAVFVSLRNFKNKVTIEL comes from the coding sequence TTGTATAGGTATATGTTGCAATTTATCGTTGGAATCTTAACTTTAGTTGTATCAACATTTATAGCTTGGTATGAAGGAAGTACAATAACCAATAATTCTTTGGAATGGGGGTATTCAACACCATTTACCAAGTTATTTAACATTGAGATTACGAATGGTCGTGATATTAGTCAACTTGATTATTTTGTTTATGCAGCTAAATTTCATCCACTATTCCCAGCTATTATGATAGTTAGTACATTGTATATTTTGAGTGTAGTTGGTTATCTTTTAATAAAAAATAAGTCTAAATGGACTATAGGATTTTGGGCATTATTAAGTTGTATTATGATATTATTTAGTGGTTTTATTTTTAATTCACCAACCATTGGCGGAAGGATTTTATTTTGGATTGCTTTAGTATGTGGACTTATTAGTATAGCAGTTGCAGTCTTCGTGAGCTTAAGAAATTTCAAGAACAAGGTGACCATTGAATTATAA
- a CDS encoding SDR family NAD(P)-dependent oxidoreductase, whose amino-acid sequence MLMSEKKTALVTGANSGIGLELTKKLIENGWEVAALIRSEFPKEELKLQQKISQGDTRIYNADLSDFTQLKSTLMQIKEKETKLDALFNNAGGSFSKLRFSPQGRELHYEIQTVVPFIITMELLDLLKRGKPAIVIQTSSDAFNFKKSFVPEELSNPPKFQKLIGPYASTKLAITLWTHALAPELKREGVTIISIDPGNNNTMRKGRNGGLPLIMQPFIRLFGPHPSVGASRLFAGLERSPNEAGLYVSKGMPAVFKFKQHAPKVLLQVQSVYEKEFLPL is encoded by the coding sequence ATGTTAATGTCAGAAAAAAAAACAGCACTTGTTACAGGAGCGAACAGCGGAATAGGACTGGAACTTACGAAAAAATTAATCGAGAACGGGTGGGAAGTTGCTGCTTTAATCCGCTCTGAATTTCCAAAGGAAGAGCTAAAGCTCCAACAAAAAATCAGTCAAGGAGATACCCGTATTTATAATGCCGATTTATCTGATTTTACGCAACTTAAATCTACTTTGATGCAAATAAAGGAGAAAGAAACGAAGTTGGATGCTCTCTTCAATAATGCTGGAGGCAGTTTCTCGAAACTCCGCTTTTCACCACAAGGACGTGAACTGCATTATGAAATTCAGACAGTGGTTCCCTTTATCATCACAATGGAACTGCTTGATCTTTTAAAAAGGGGAAAACCGGCTATCGTTATCCAAACTAGTTCAGATGCGTTTAATTTTAAAAAATCTTTCGTGCCGGAAGAATTGTCAAACCCGCCTAAATTTCAGAAACTGATTGGCCCCTATGCATCGACGAAGTTGGCAATCACTTTGTGGACACATGCATTGGCACCAGAACTAAAGCGAGAGGGTGTGACAATTATCAGCATTGATCCAGGCAATAACAATACAATGCGAAAGGGTAGAAATGGAGGTTTGCCATTGATCATGCAGCCGTTCATACGTTTGTTTGGTCCGCATCCTAGTGTAGGGGCAAGCAGGTTGTTTGCTGGGTTAGAGAGGTCCCCGAATGAAGCTGGATTGTATGTCTCAAAAGGAATGCCTGCTGTGTTCAAATTTAAACAGCATGCACCCAAAGTTTTATTACAAGTACAATCTGTCTATGAAAAAGAATTTTTGCCACTATAA
- a CDS encoding helix-turn-helix transcriptional regulator, with protein MINKVKELREFYGLTQGQLGEKVNVSRQAINAIEKNKFDPSIWLAYDLAKLFNKSIEEIFDFEGSKRK; from the coding sequence ATGATAAATAAAGTAAAGGAATTACGGGAATTCTACGGACTAACTCAGGGGCAATTGGGAGAAAAAGTAAATGTCTCGCGTCAAGCTATCAATGCAATTGAGAAGAATAAATTTGATCCATCAATTTGGTTAGCATACGATTTAGCAAAACTTTTTAATAAATCAATTGAAGAAATATTTGATTTTGAAGGGAGTAAAAGAAAATGA
- a CDS encoding metal ABC transporter permease, which translates to MQRAFQATFLISIIAPVLGLFLILRRQSLMADTLSHISLAGVALGLLIGINPTLTNILVVVLVAGLLEYLRQIYRTYSEISIAILMSVGMALALVLMEFNDNGATLSINQFLFGSIVTISVLQVWVLLGLTVIIAFMYLLFRKPMYVLTFDEDTAFTAGLPTKTMSILFNVLTGVTIAVIMPIVGALLVSAIIVLPAAISLRLSKSFNGVILIGIVIALFGIVV; encoded by the coding sequence ATGCAAAGAGCTTTCCAAGCCACCTTCCTTATCTCAATAATCGCACCAGTGTTGGGTTTGTTTCTAATTTTACGCAGACAGTCTTTGATGGCAGATACCTTATCTCATATCTCTCTAGCAGGAGTAGCATTAGGATTACTAATTGGCATAAATCCAACTTTGACTAATATTTTAGTAGTAGTGCTAGTGGCCGGCCTGTTAGAATACTTGCGGCAAATCTATCGAACTTATTCAGAAATTTCTATTGCGATTTTAATGTCTGTCGGAATGGCATTAGCATTGGTCTTGATGGAATTTAATGATAACGGTGCTACCTTGAGCATAAATCAGTTTTTATTTGGTTCTATTGTTACCATTAGTGTTCTACAAGTATGGGTGTTGCTGGGACTGACTGTTATTATTGCTTTCATGTATCTCCTATTTCGAAAGCCTATGTATGTACTTACTTTCGATGAGGATACGGCCTTTACAGCAGGTCTGCCTACCAAAACAATGTCAATTTTGTTTAATGTGCTAACAGGTGTCACGATCGCAGTAATCATGCCGATTGTAGGAGCTCTACTCGTCTCGGCGATTATTGTATTACCTGCTGCGATCTCGTTGCGGCTAAGTAAAAGCTTCAACGGTGTCATTTTAATTGGTATTGTAATTGCCTTATTTGGTATTGTGGTGTAG